The Plasmodium malariae genome assembly, contig: PmUG01_00_29, whole genome shotgun sequence genome includes the window ctatttttatcttttaatttcctatggctaaaaaatatttaacaaattcCTAGTTGATACggttttatgtataattattcaatataatgttaatcaaaaaaaaaaaaaaaactttacTAAATTAGACCatcataaaattaatgattcattaaatatatgtaactaGTAGAACTAATATATGTAGAAtaagatattttatttactatatattttgttctttttttatctatatatgttattaatcGAACTCATTCAATaccatataaaaaaaaaaaattgtatgttatattatataatagaaagtaatattaactatataatgtatgtaataataatgtgtaaatattaataagacAATTAGAGTTTAtatcaaattaaaattattaataaaaagaaaaaagttgtttaaatttatatattactataaaatatcctaaaaataatttacgcctttttatacttttataaatttttaagtattaactaaacaaattatttcatcatattaaaaaaaatcaaaaaaaaaaaaaaaattaaaattactatatatattattttaaaattatcacataaaataatttattatgtttcaATGGTTtcctttttgaaaatttatttttagctTACACAAAGTATCTTTATATTACATGCCAATTtagacataaaaaattaactctATGGAACCTATAATTAATTagttttgtttatttaaacaaaataaagttaTAACTATATAACTTCATTCAAACTTTtgaattttcatattaatcAAAAGACAcatttacttttaatttgaTACAAATAATACACTATTTTAATTACCTTATCAAACATTCATTTAGTTGAGTACAAGATAGAAAATCATGAACACTATATTTTAgagtgaaaataaaaattcacaCATCACGtcaacaaaataatataaactgttattttctatattaatttttaagcgcatatagtattttatataaaaatatagttatatacaaaaatatatacgtaaaacACAACAATTTATTAaggattaaaaataatataataagcaaaaaaaaagaaattataatattcaaatCAACAAAGCAAATAGTagcgtttattttttttaatgcataTCAAAATGGTCAGCTAAGAGAAGAAGCATTGTTTAAATATAAGCaattaaatgtatacttattatttgtgtatataaaatggGAACTTATAGATATTAATCTTTATAAAAGTCTACTTGACGGAAAGAAGGATATGccgtattatatatatcagcTTTTATACGTGTtgactttatatatatttgaaattttttgtaaaaataaaacatacttAGTATAACTATATACATGAATATCACAAATCCTAGATGTGATAATTGTAATGTACCAGATAACTCTAcatctttaaaataatttaatttttttaaaacaattagTAGAATTCCAATTAGTATATGGGTGCTAGCTAAAACACAAATCtgaaatactttttttttcatacttttttttaaatacttaAAATCAGCATTTGCCATATAACtaactaaatttttataatatattttgtctagctttttattttttactgtgATTCccgttttattattagatgattccttttttttgtattctccattatttttcatttccttctttatacatttaatatttgaatgtttttcctttttatgtGCCGCCATCATTCGAGACAATCTCACatctaattttataataaatttgctATTATCATATGTGGATCTCTGATAAGggctcaaaaaaaaaaaatatatttgttatttaacgaaatatgtaatatcttgcttaaaaaaagaattaataaatataaaatttaaaaaatatgggaaatataaatataatttaataatataatcataccatatcattgttaaaatgacatatccaatataaaaggataaataccgcagttttaattaataaatattgcaCAAAATTTTGCTCCATGATACATATTCTtgatatttgaatatattcagaatgaaaaataattagcAATTCTGTAATATACACCAAATATAGAAGGATGCTActttcaatattttaattttgtttcaacattttttatattttcataaattctCACTAAAATGTGaggataatatatttcatagtataaaataatttaatttaaaaaaataacttaaaATCTTTAtcattatgttttttataataaagtatctcaaaatataataatataattagaattttaacttaaatatccaaaatataaaaatgaattatttaacACTACAGTAATTATTAACGTATTATAtggaataatgaaaaaataaaataaaaacatttatttcgacatatttttaaatattgtttCTATTTATCAtatcaaacatatataatgtggagactaaataataatatgcattaatgttttaattataaatttaaaatatatattgaactAGTCATGCTAATTTATACAAACTCTGTCATATAATAGTTCACTCTTATAATTGAGGGTAGTtaatatagaataataaataaaaattgatatttaaaaaaacaattttccattttaaaaaactataGGTTATTccgaaataattatatttaaattaatatatgcataaaatataatatattattctaaatattttttttcgtaataCACAATttctgaaaatttttataatataaaaagtttaaacaataataattattcttttatcataaatatataaaatatattgttcattttttggaatacattttaatattgctcaataatatattatgaatttattaattcacaatatttttacaaaatattcataaaacaaaaattaatatttatatttatgtatataaaaatgaatatatcttaaaataaattaattatccTCTGCATGCAGTAAcaataatttcaaaaaaatttcattctGTATAtctctaaaaataaaatttatatatataattttttctgttaacgtgtataataaaataataagaatctccacaataattatcattaattattttttattatgaaaaacgTTCGACAAATTCATAGTTAATTACTTGGTTCCttataaaaacatactatgactaaaatatttaaagaaaaagaaattcaaAATCAAGTTAATATTGTTTATGGAAATTCatttagtaaatataataatgtaaatcctaatattattgttcattattataaacaatacgagtaaaatgtttaatatataataagaacaaaatattttttgaataatacaTGAAAAACTTTGTagtttcttaaaaaaaaattaataaacaaaaaagtaaaaggaATGTGATTATATTTAAGCTACAATATttgaattacaaaaataataacacggtaattaacataataaaattattattccataacattagttatatatagttattttatgatttagaaacgtatatattttgtttacttTCTACATCTCATTATATGGCCACCATATATTTGGATTCATTCAaaacatacatttttataagtataatactcaaactattttaataattaataagaatTTGCATATTGTATTACATTATGAGatactttttaaatgtatatatttcttatactATAAAATGATTCTGAATGCTTATGTTTTACGTACATTAAACttagaattatttaaaatatataagctactttcttttttttatatacatatatacctaatttattatgtaattaaatttcaagaaattttacttcttagatattatatttaaacttGAATATACATTACCATGATTAAGTAAtgtttatgtaataaatatataacattacatataattgaataaatttttctcGTGAGCATTAACGTATGCATATGAACTGAActttctatttttcattttttttatattcttttttttttttttatttcttatagaAGTGCTTATAAGACAGTGCAATATAGtattttcatatacatatgttaaaattatgtttcgtacttaacaattttattttataattaccttatattattcatatgtatatgagaactaattatttttatttattgaattaCATTAAATGTACTGAGTAGCgattatgttattttttataaatttacactgaatcatatataacaaaatagattatttaatcatatagaacaaaatttaaaatatacttaaattactattatcataaaattttaatgttttaactTCAATACTAATTCCCCAGCTAAAATATAACTTGcttatttcatattaaattattataatatcacactttattttatttttttaaaatagattacttataatttaatattaaaatttatattactttatatcatataaaatttcaaaatcaaataaaattagatgctctattttttatcctgaacaataacaataaaattcatttaaatattattaaaataataatgttataaaatatttctgttTTAAGTGATGCagtacatttattaaattcaATTAAGCTTATTTATAGATCATAAtgcatatttaataaatatattttattttataatttaattataatatgtgtAACTGCagttctaattttttttcaatggtaacttaaatattaatacaaaataaaaatgcttgccatgtgaaattaaaaattatttctttattaaagTTCCTATTAGCAATATTTTCATTCAACACATGTTGGTTATGCGTATACACTAGTCGTATATTCTCTACGTTCTTAaagtacatttaaaataaaaaaaatatatgcatgcataattttattgactaaaaatactatttaaATGTAAGAAAGTGTAATAactaaaatgtatattaatgttatataataattatcatttaaaactttaaaaaagcttatttaataaatgaaactttttcattaatataacgAGCAAAAATTTTCATGAGAAGCATTATGTCATTCACTTATTTAATCATGcctcataaaaaaattagaataattatttaatgataaCTTCATAAAACTTATCTGAcaacaaaaaatatcattaacTACTTAttaattacaataaaaaaaaaaaaattttattttttaacttttattttacataatgagtgttataaacataaaagaaatagacatttcctttataaaatattgtaattcTATACAATTTTAGTACAGTAACAtagaaattaatatatttatgtataaatataaaaaatagcataaatatataaaaaaataccaacacattattataataatggtaaaaatataattattttcgttaccattaaacataatataattactatagatataagtaaatatttttaaattattatatattataaaaaaaaaataaagtttatacataaaatatattaatatataattatatttaatccattaattttatattttaataatataataatatgcatatttaaattattttcttataaaatatcaaTATAGCAAACATTTAATACATTTCTTcgaaaatgaattaatacaacaattaaatgttattttaacCATTCATTAAATTGAAAGGATATATAATTTgagaattattaaataattataaatgattCATTCCtaattatgatatatttttattatatttttataactttatatttatatcatgcaaaaaaaactaatagtacattaaaaaaattttgaaaaatatatctaataacatatttcgtataaaaaatatgttttataataaatatttagtttattatttaatatatatatatatatatacatacatatcggtacaacaaatatattatattccttacattatatatggaaaaagacacatttgttattaattttaaactaataacacattttctttataacataaaaaaaaacacaattATTTTAGACTAGAACAACATACATGTAATAAAAGTtaccatttttcatttcaaatataaattataacactttagtaaaattatatatgtagcattgttgtatatttacttaacgctcaaacatatatttttcatatagttctacttaaatacaaaaatgcaTTTATGAAACCATAATATATACTTGATCCAAAATCATTCATCAtaatacaatttaaaaaatattaaaacaattacaatgttaaaaactaaaaatttaatttttttttactgtaaTGTATCAGAAAAATCATGTGTATATAggtaaatttacaaaaaaacttcaaattatatatatgtttgataAGTGTAAAAATTCAagatattacatttttttcttcatattaaTGACTTCTTCGTAAGTCGAAAGATATCTGTTATAACTAATTTTACCTTTtcctaaatttaattttttcaaatttttttacttttttatggtaataaataattcctaATATAAGAGTTATACCAAATATAAAGAAGAGTACacaatatattagaaaatcaaaaaacggtgttatataaaaaactttACTATTACCATTGGTATACTTGAAAAACCCTGTAGGATCGCTTTTCAAGAAATCGCTAAATTTCCCCATTATTGACTGACCTAATGAAAAACTCAATAACTTATATAACCCCCTCCTAAGGCCACAATTACAAGTAAAATCTAATATTAGTCCTAATGAgaacaataaaaacaatacTAAAGGCAAAGCAAACCGTaatctgtattttttaattattacttttttgtaCAACTTATCACTAATTGTTCTgttgtttttaagaaaatcctGATAATCAAGTTCCTTGAATATCTTTTTCTCCATatgagaatatttttttgtttcaaacgtacaagttttatttttcatatgttttttatgaCCTCTTGTATTTCCTGGTGAACTTCCATTTGACtgcttcatttttgttttcacactttcttcattattacatatatcttttctattatttaatCCAATATTTGGTATCTCTTcttttgtacatataaaatttaaatccatattatgtgtatacattCCTAGTAATctataattcctttttttagtattttcTTAAGCTCGCAGTACTTATTCAGTGACATATTGAACATgctctaaaaaaaataattgtaaatatttgttatttaaaaatataaataagttagaggaaaaaaaaagtattaacaaaaaaaacagaaaaatattagtatttcaaatatccttaaataattttatcatactACATCAATGTAAAAATGACATATCCAAGATAAAAGGATAAAcccaaaaatattaataaatatgattgtcttttgtttttttcccattataTAGATACTTAGTATTACAATGTAATCAATATAAAgaagttaataatattataatatacatctaataataaaaagcaaaattcttttaaaaaatttttttttatcattgctccttaaatacgtaaaaaatatacataactATAATATACTTCAAAACATCTatgatacaaaaataaatttaaaatgtattgtataatatttatcataatcataattaagaaaaaccaactttttttaaaaagaaataatttgaattaactaataaatatttataatatctaatctaattattaatataggaaactaattatataataatttatttgttgtTTTATCAATAAATTCTGAAATAAATACgtaaatactttttattttgaatatttattttatatagtatatagaatgtagagaatacatacattatatattcctgtatatattaaaataattacttaTGTTAAGAAAGCTATACCATATTAAAttcaaatttataatatttattttaaaaaagttcaaATTTTGAATGAAATAttgattattataataatacaataatagaaataataaaaaaaaaaatatatttgttaatttaattataaaaaatgcattaatTCATCCCTAAGCAgacacaattttttttttaaagtgaAATATCTAGAAATCTACCtaatatatgaagaaatatatattctaaaaacaaataaggagtaattttttattgttttactATAATTCCTTAATATTGCTCCTTTAATtaagtttaatttatatcaCTATTTCTGAATTAAAAATCCCTACattaatttacataattttataattctctattaattatatatatttagaaaaatattaaataagaaaaaaaaaaaaaaaa containing:
- the PmUG01_00055700 gene encoding Plasmodium exported protein, unknown function → MEQNFVQYLLIKTAVFILLYWICHFNNDMRSTYDNSKFIIKLDVRLSRMMAAHKKEKHSNIKCIKKEMKNNGEYKKKESSNNKTGITVKNKKLDKIYYKNLVSYMANADFKYLKKSMKKKVFQICVLASTHILIGILLIVLKKLNYFKDVELSGTLQLSHLGFVIFMYIVILSMFYFYKKFQIYIKSTRIKADIYNTAYPSFRQVDFYKD